The Chryseolinea soli genome contains a region encoding:
- a CDS encoding SusC/RagA family TonB-linked outer membrane protein, whose product MLKQYSNYYTVWRSCLCLVMLSFPALLLAQDQLFANALQMNRTTPRRAEVRSLREALEEVQDHFNVSFLYESTVLEGKEVSAKIAIKGKIENTLTNLLEPVGLRFKKINDRTYSILPKTAPKTSRDQRGAAASEKDSSADLSPSPADAEALFEAAAENRFVEIVVQGTITDENNGPIPGANVLVKGTTKGTTTDADGKFSISVPDENAVLVVSFIGYTSEEVPVGSRTTIDVKLTPDIQQLSEVVVVGYGTQKRSSVTGAVATVGSKEVSALPVVSVESAIQGRVPGVQVTSNGSPGTTPTVRIRGIGSITGASQPLYVIDGFPAAGNLNNIDTKDIESVEVLKDAAASAIYGSRAANGVIIITTKSGSRDSKVHVDVDTYYGVQKAWKQLDLLGTDDYLKYGTALLTNAGNALPPRFSAMNDPIYAGSTQTYAQTNSDWQGAMFRTAPISQTQVALSVGSEKSKLYTSVSKFNQEGIMLGTNFDRYSYRLNYENKISSRFTFGENFNISYSSTRNQAESGGRTILQHIIHSVPYIPIYDPTLLGGFRAPSGNDGSDPENPVRIVSMDSNKDNVMNIIGSGYLEAKIFDGLKYKFTAGVNYAVRRHLEDYPMYNDGFVSRNQHNLVDNRNTSFSPYLSNQLTYDKTFGSHALNVIAVAEKQNYTGSNLNASAQQARNDIDQMTGSSNPTLSGDKSETTLLSYLARVNYEYKGKYLLSASIRRDGFSGFAPDHKWGNFPGLSVGWRMNEENFMKQVPTISELKLRASYGSLGSIANVGAYDYQSFINTNTSYDFNNAPAAGAAYFDKIQNLNLTWEKTKMSNFGIDLGLFENRVTFTAEYFVRNVSDLLLDVIPANSLGYTSATKQNVASMKNWGYEFIAGYAKSTGPITFNISANIGIIRNTVKQLNAPNAVLYSGKNDDFGGFQITRTIAGSSIQEFYGYKTDGIFQNQAEIDAANAIDGNASTKYQSNAAPGDIRFKDINGDGVIDASDQVSLGSYLPKFNYGFNVTANYKNFDMTLFFQGVQGNKIYNGTKVLGQGMLRLFGAEKEVMNAWTPDNTNTNVPRAVNGDPNQNSRTSDRFIEDGSYFRLKNISIGYSIPSAGIQDLTKGTLKKLRIYISSQNLFTVTKYTGYDPEIGNRYQNSTGNTLINGIDYGQFPSPRTFMAGLQVGF is encoded by the coding sequence ATGCTAAAACAGTACAGTAATTACTACACCGTATGGAGGAGTTGCTTATGTCTGGTGATGCTAAGTTTTCCAGCGCTCTTGTTGGCGCAGGACCAACTTTTTGCCAACGCCCTCCAAATGAACCGCACCACGCCGCGTCGTGCCGAAGTGCGTTCGTTGCGCGAGGCACTCGAAGAGGTGCAGGATCATTTTAACGTATCATTCTTATATGAATCTACCGTCCTGGAAGGAAAAGAGGTTTCCGCCAAGATCGCCATCAAAGGAAAGATCGAAAACACACTGACCAATTTGCTGGAACCCGTCGGTCTGCGATTCAAAAAGATCAATGACCGCACGTATTCCATTTTGCCTAAGACTGCCCCGAAAACTTCCCGCGATCAGCGCGGTGCGGCCGCTTCTGAAAAGGATAGTTCGGCTGACCTCAGTCCTTCTCCCGCAGATGCAGAAGCGTTATTTGAAGCAGCGGCCGAGAACCGGTTTGTCGAGATCGTCGTGCAAGGTACCATCACCGACGAGAACAATGGCCCCATCCCCGGAGCAAACGTGCTGGTGAAGGGAACCACGAAAGGCACCACTACCGATGCCGATGGTAAGTTCTCCATCAGCGTACCCGACGAAAATGCCGTGTTGGTCGTGAGCTTCATCGGCTACACGTCCGAAGAAGTGCCCGTGGGCAGCCGCACGACAATCGATGTGAAACTGACCCCCGACATCCAGCAGCTCAGCGAAGTGGTTGTCGTGGGATACGGCACACAGAAGCGCTCTTCCGTGACGGGAGCGGTGGCCACCGTGGGCTCCAAAGAAGTATCAGCGTTGCCTGTCGTGAGTGTGGAGTCGGCCATTCAAGGTCGTGTTCCCGGCGTGCAGGTAACCAGCAATGGTAGCCCCGGAACAACGCCTACGGTGCGCATCCGCGGGATAGGCTCCATCACCGGAGCTTCTCAGCCGCTGTACGTGATCGACGGCTTTCCTGCTGCAGGAAACCTGAACAATATTGATACGAAGGACATAGAGTCTGTCGAAGTGTTGAAAGATGCCGCTGCGTCAGCGATTTATGGATCGAGAGCGGCAAACGGGGTGATCATCATCACCACCAAGAGCGGTTCGCGCGACAGCAAAGTGCATGTGGATGTTGATACCTACTATGGTGTACAGAAAGCCTGGAAGCAATTGGATTTGCTCGGCACCGATGATTACTTGAAATATGGTACAGCATTGTTGACAAATGCCGGTAACGCTTTGCCCCCTCGGTTTTCGGCTATGAATGACCCGATCTACGCAGGATCAACCCAAACCTACGCGCAAACCAACAGCGACTGGCAGGGTGCCATGTTCCGGACCGCTCCGATTTCTCAAACGCAAGTGGCCTTGTCGGTGGGTTCGGAAAAATCCAAGTTGTATACCTCCGTGAGCAAATTCAACCAGGAGGGGATTATGCTCGGCACGAACTTCGACCGGTACAGTTACCGGTTGAATTATGAAAATAAGATCAGCAGCCGGTTCACGTTTGGCGAGAACTTTAACATCTCGTATTCCAGCACACGGAACCAGGCTGAAAGCGGTGGACGAACCATTCTGCAGCACATTATTCACTCGGTTCCTTACATCCCGATCTATGATCCTACCTTGCTTGGAGGCTTCCGGGCACCAAGCGGAAATGATGGATCGGATCCTGAAAATCCCGTGCGCATCGTTAGTATGGACTCCAACAAAGACAATGTGATGAACATTATCGGAAGCGGCTATCTGGAAGCCAAGATCTTCGATGGGTTGAAATACAAATTCACCGCCGGTGTGAACTATGCCGTACGCCGTCACTTGGAAGACTATCCCATGTACAACGATGGCTTTGTGTCGCGCAACCAGCATAACCTGGTCGACAACCGGAACACAAGCTTCTCTCCCTATCTGTCGAATCAACTCACCTACGATAAGACGTTTGGATCGCACGCGCTCAACGTGATCGCCGTAGCAGAGAAGCAAAACTACACGGGGTCAAACCTCAATGCCAGTGCGCAACAGGCCCGCAACGATATCGACCAGATGACGGGATCGTCCAATCCTACGCTGAGTGGCGACAAATCGGAAACGACGTTGTTGTCTTACCTGGCACGTGTGAACTATGAATACAAAGGAAAATATCTGTTGAGCGCTTCCATTCGCAGGGACGGTTTCTCCGGATTTGCACCCGATCACAAGTGGGGTAATTTTCCCGGCCTGTCGGTGGGCTGGCGCATGAACGAAGAGAATTTCATGAAGCAAGTGCCCACGATCTCCGAATTGAAACTGCGCGCCAGCTATGGTTCACTGGGTTCCATTGCCAACGTAGGGGCGTATGACTATCAATCGTTTATCAACACCAACACGTCCTACGATTTCAACAACGCACCCGCTGCCGGGGCTGCCTACTTCGACAAGATCCAAAACCTGAACCTGACATGGGAAAAAACAAAAATGTCAAACTTCGGTATCGACCTGGGTTTGTTTGAGAACCGCGTGACGTTTACCGCCGAATACTTTGTAAGGAATGTCAGCGACTTGTTATTGGATGTTATCCCCGCCAACTCGCTGGGCTATACGTCGGCCACAAAACAGAACGTGGCATCGATGAAGAACTGGGGATATGAATTTATAGCAGGCTATGCAAAGTCAACCGGCCCGATCACGTTCAACATCAGCGCCAACATCGGCATCATTCGCAATACGGTAAAACAACTGAACGCACCCAACGCCGTGTTGTACAGCGGCAAGAACGACGACTTTGGTGGGTTTCAAATCACACGCACCATCGCCGGCAGCTCGATCCAGGAGTTTTATGGCTATAAGACCGACGGCATTTTCCAAAACCAGGCCGAGATCGACGCAGCCAATGCCATCGACGGCAACGCGTCCACGAAGTATCAGTCCAACGCAGCCCCTGGCGACATTCGCTTTAAGGATATCAACGGCGATGGCGTGATCGATGCTTCCGACCAAGTGAGCTTAGGCAGCTATCTTCCGAAGTTCAATTACGGTTTCAATGTCACGGCCAACTACAAGAATTTCGACATGACACTCTTCTTCCAAGGTGTGCAAGGCAACAAGATCTACAACGGCACGAAGGTGCTCGGTCAGGGCATGCTCCGGTTATTTGGCGCCGAGAAAGAAGTGATGAATGCGTGGACGCCCGACAACACCAACACCAATGTTCCGCGTGCAGTGAACGGCGATCCCAATCAAAATTCACGGACATCGGACCGGTTCATCGAAGACGGTTCCTACTTCCGGTTAAAGAATATCAGTATCGGTTATTCCATACCGTCGGCGGGCATACAAGACCTGACCAAGGGCACACTTAAAAAACTCCGGATCTATATCTCGTCGCAAAATCTGTTCACCGTCACGAAGTATACGGGTTATGATCCGGAAATCGGTAATCGCTACCAGAACAGTACGGGCAACACGCTGATCAATGGTATTGACTATGGCCAGTTCCCGTCGCCAAGAACCTTCATGGCCGGTCTTCAAGTTGGGTTTTAA
- a CDS encoding RagB/SusD family nutrient uptake outer membrane protein, with product MKTKIIFFTVVSSLIVSSCGENVLDRQSTTNVKTENYYKTVDELNSALTGSYAILQGTDLGGREYFFLHDLRSDDVASGGGQLETARNQILIGSLGATNSVMTSVWNGFYRLIHRVNAIIEDAPDATGDAGVKARIVGEARFLRAWGYFQLAAFWGDVPLYDTYAKGFEDVKARSPQSDVFKFVITELNSLQADLPVSYSGNDLGRASRGAALTLLAKVYIFTGDYTNAKTQLEAVKGMGYALMDNYFDNFKEETEYNKESIFELSYTSSGNFNWDADGNGTSVNESWIRSQEYSAVGWRNLIPSDKLLNEYEANDPRLKENFYFIGDKYGDPAAPLTLTADKVQGNSSNFHSVTQKVSWRKYSVMYKLDPGGYYDKIGINYRMYRYADVLLMLAECENEVGTGAAAISYMNMIRNRASVSMPNYPTADFPCNSKAEITRAIIHERQVELAGEEVRNFDILRWRKNGKLTTEPISYFEANKFELLPIPQDEINTNKEIPQSEQNPGY from the coding sequence ATGAAAACGAAAATCATATTTTTTACTGTAGTATCGAGCCTGATCGTCAGCTCCTGCGGCGAAAACGTTCTGGACAGGCAAAGCACGACCAACGTGAAGACGGAGAATTATTACAAAACCGTCGACGAACTGAACTCCGCGCTGACCGGTTCCTATGCCATACTGCAAGGCACGGACCTTGGCGGGCGTGAGTATTTCTTCCTTCATGACCTGCGTTCCGATGACGTGGCCAGCGGCGGGGGTCAGTTGGAAACTGCCCGGAACCAGATCCTGATCGGTTCCCTGGGGGCAACCAATTCGGTGATGACGTCCGTGTGGAACGGCTTTTACCGGTTGATCCATCGTGTCAATGCCATCATTGAAGATGCACCGGATGCTACGGGCGACGCGGGTGTGAAAGCCAGAATTGTAGGCGAGGCCCGGTTCTTAAGAGCATGGGGTTATTTTCAACTGGCCGCCTTCTGGGGAGATGTTCCGCTGTACGATACCTACGCAAAAGGGTTCGAGGACGTGAAAGCCCGCAGCCCGCAAAGCGATGTTTTTAAATTCGTGATCACCGAATTGAACAGCCTGCAGGCCGACTTACCGGTTTCTTATTCCGGCAACGACCTGGGACGTGCTTCCCGCGGGGCAGCGCTGACCTTGTTGGCCAAAGTTTACATTTTCACGGGCGACTACACGAACGCAAAAACACAACTCGAAGCCGTGAAAGGTATGGGCTATGCGCTGATGGATAACTACTTTGATAACTTCAAAGAAGAAACGGAGTACAACAAGGAATCGATCTTCGAACTTTCTTATACCTCCAGCGGTAATTTTAACTGGGATGCCGATGGCAACGGAACGAGCGTAAACGAATCGTGGATCCGCTCGCAAGAATACTCCGCCGTGGGATGGCGCAACCTGATCCCTTCCGACAAGCTGCTGAACGAATACGAAGCAAACGATCCCCGCCTGAAAGAAAACTTTTATTTCATCGGCGACAAGTACGGCGATCCGGCCGCACCGCTGACGCTGACCGCCGATAAAGTACAAGGCAACTCCAGCAATTTCCACAGCGTGACCCAAAAGGTCAGCTGGAGAAAATACTCGGTCATGTATAAGCTGGACCCGGGAGGATATTATGACAAGATCGGGATCAACTATCGCATGTACCGCTACGCCGACGTGTTGCTGATGCTGGCGGAATGCGAGAACGAAGTGGGCACGGGCGCTGCGGCAATAAGCTATATGAACATGATCCGCAACCGCGCCAGCGTGAGCATGCCTAATTATCCTACAGCCGACTTCCCTTGCAATTCCAAGGCAGAGATCACCCGCGCCATCATACACGAACGCCAGGTAGAGCTGGCCGGCGAAGAAGTACGCAATTTCGACATTCTCCGTTGGAGGAAGAACGGCAAGCTGACCACCGAACCGATTTCCTATTTCGAAGCGAACAAATTTGAGCTGCTCCCCATACCGCAGGATGAGATCAATACCAACAAGGAGATTCCGCAAAGCGAGCAGAACCCCGGGTATTGA